A DNA window from Solanum lycopersicum chromosome 3, SLM_r2.1 contains the following coding sequences:
- the LOC101247995 gene encoding metacaspase-1: MMMLVNCSKCHTPLQLPPGAKSIRCAICRAITLIADPHAAPPTPPSAYNNHYYPPSSPSPALAPSTYSSGQNSSSRKRAVIVGISYTNTRNELKGCINDAKCMKFLLTNRFNFPQDSILMLTEEERDPYRIPTKHNIRMAMYWLMQGCQAGDSLVFHYSGHGSQQRNYTGDEVDGFDETLCPLDFETQGMIVDDEINATLVRPLPRGAKLHAIIDACHSGTMLDLPFLCRMDRTGRYVWEDHRPRSGAWKGTSGGEVISFSGCDDDQISADTDNLSKVTSTGAMTFSFIQAIEQGKGTTYGGILNAMRSAIRSSDNGVGAGIVTSLLTMLITGGSAGIGMRQEPQLTANEPFDVYTKPFSL, encoded by the exons atgaTGATGCTTGTCAATTGTTCCAAGTGTCACACCCCCTTACAACTCCCACCAGGTGCAAAGTCCATTCGCTGCGCCATCTGCAGAGCCATCACACTAATTGCTGATCCTCACGCTGCTCCGCCAACACCCCCTTCCGCTTACAATAACCACTACTATCccccttcttctccttctcctgcTCTTGCTCCATCTACTTATAGTTCCGGTCAAAATTCATCGTCACGAAAGAGGGCGGTCATCGTAGGTATTTCGTATACGAATACGAGGAATGAACTGAAGGGATGTATTAATGATGCTAAATGTATGAAATTTTTGCTCACCAATCGATTCAACTTTCCTCAAGACTCTATTCTCATGCTTACTG AAGAAGAGAGGGATCCATACAGAATACcgacaaaacataacataagaaTGGCGATGTACTGGCTTATGCAAGGTTGTCAAGCAGGGGATTCTCTGGTGTTCCATTATTCTGGTCATGGTTCACAACAAAGAAATTACACCGGAGATGAAGTTGATGGGTTCGATGAAACACTTTGTCCGTTGGATTTTGAAACCCAAGGAATGATTGTTGATGATGAAATTAATGCAACACTTGTTAGGCCTCTTCCGCGTGGAGCTAAGCTTCATGCTATTATAGATGCTTGTCACAGTGGTACTATGCTTGACCTACCGTTTCTTTGTAGGATGGACAG GACTGGACGATATGTATGGGAAGATCATCGTCCTCGATCAGGAGCATGGAAAGGAACAAGTGGGGGAGAGGTCATATCCTTCAGCGGTTGTGATGATGATCAAATCTCTGCTGATACGGAT AATTTGTCCAAGGTCACTTCAACTGGTGCAATGACGTTTTCCTTCATCCAAGCAATCGAGCAAGGAAAAGGAACTACATATGGAGGTATTCTAAATGCAATGAGATCTGCCATTCGCAGTTCTGATAATGGTGTAGGAGCTGGCATTGTGACATCGCTATTGACTATGCTGATCACTGGAGGAAGTGCTGGCATTGGAATG